In the Lysinibacillus sp. PLM2 genome, one interval contains:
- the fliS gene encoding flagellar protein FliS: MAVQNSALNAYKQNSVTTASPGELTLMLYNGCLKFLSQAKKAMEDKNIQNKNTNLQKAQAIIHELMSTLNMDYDISKQMLPLYEYMNRRLLEANLKNDTTIIDEVIGLTTEFRDTWKQVIQITRQQQFSNSQQV, translated from the coding sequence TTGGCAGTACAAAATTCCGCACTAAATGCTTACAAACAAAATAGTGTAACTACAGCTTCACCTGGAGAATTGACGTTAATGTTATATAACGGTTGTCTAAAATTCTTGTCACAGGCAAAAAAAGCGATGGAAGATAAAAATATACAAAACAAAAATACAAATCTTCAAAAAGCACAAGCCATTATTCATGAATTAATGTCCACATTAAATATGGACTATGACATTTCAAAGCAAATGTTACCATTATATGAATATATGAATCGTCGTCTTCTTGAAGCAAATCTTAAAAACGACACAACAATTATTGACGAAGTAATTGGCCTCACTACAGAATTCCGAGATACATGGAAGCAAGTGATCCAAATTACACGTCAGCAACAATTTAGCAATAGCCAACAAGTATAA
- a CDS encoding ribosomal subunit interface protein — translation MIRFNIRGENIEVTPAIREYVESKIEKVERYFGNDMDATANVNLRVYNDKQTKVEVTIPMKNVTLRAEERHDDMYAAIDLIVDKLERQIRKHKTKVNRKFRDREGAGVYFANVQSDTTPQEEEEFAIVRTKQFSLKPMDQEEAILQMNLLGHDFYIFTDADSNATNIVYKRKDGKYGLIETQ, via the coding sequence ATGATTAGATTTAACATTCGTGGTGAAAACATTGAGGTAACTCCAGCAATACGTGAGTATGTTGAAAGTAAAATTGAAAAAGTAGAGCGTTATTTTGGGAATGACATGGACGCTACTGCTAATGTAAACTTACGTGTCTACAATGATAAACAAACAAAAGTTGAAGTCACAATTCCGATGAAAAATGTTACATTGCGTGCAGAAGAACGTCATGATGATATGTACGCAGCTATCGACTTAATCGTAGATAAATTAGAGAGACAAATTCGTAAACATAAAACAAAAGTGAACCGCAAATTCCGTGATCGTGAAGGAGCAGGTGTTTACTTTGCTAACGTGCAATCTGATACAACACCGCAAGAGGAAGAAGAGTTTGCAATTGTACGAACAAAACAATTTAGCTTAAAACCAATGGACCAAGAAGAAGCAATTCTTCAAATGAACTTACTTGGCCACGATTTCTATATCTTCACTGATGCCGATTCAAATGCTACAAATATTGTATATAAACGAAAAGATGGAAAATACGGCTTAATTGAAACTCAATAA
- the gtaB gene encoding UTP--glucose-1-phosphate uridylyltransferase, with the protein MTKKVRKAVIPAAGLGTRFLPATKAQPKEMLPIVDKPTIQYIVEEAVASGIEDIIIISGRNKRAIEDHFDKTYELEELLAQKGKWDDLKDIQDISNLANIHYIRQKEQKGLGDAIFCAHRFIGDEPFAVLLGDIVLNAEKPALAQLIETYEKEQSSVIGVQAVPMDAVHQYGVINPANGIEKGKPIEVKGFVEKPKAEEAPSNLAIMGRYVLTPNIFKALEATRPGVGGEIQLTDAIELLNHSERIVAQDVVGKLYDIGSKFGFIQATLEFALEREDLQERLREYLRTFMKEEF; encoded by the coding sequence ATGACTAAAAAAGTAAGAAAAGCTGTAATTCCTGCAGCAGGATTAGGAACACGTTTTTTACCAGCAACTAAAGCTCAACCAAAAGAAATGTTACCTATTGTTGATAAACCAACAATTCAATATATTGTAGAAGAAGCGGTTGCTTCTGGCATTGAAGATATTATCATTATTAGTGGCCGAAATAAAAGAGCCATCGAAGACCATTTTGATAAAACCTATGAGCTAGAAGAATTGTTAGCTCAAAAAGGGAAATGGGATGACTTGAAAGACATTCAAGATATCTCAAATCTAGCAAACATCCACTATATCCGTCAAAAAGAACAAAAAGGATTAGGGGATGCAATTTTCTGTGCACATCGTTTTATCGGGGATGAACCATTTGCCGTTTTACTTGGTGATATCGTATTGAACGCAGAAAAACCTGCTTTAGCTCAATTAATTGAAACTTATGAAAAAGAACAATCGTCAGTAATTGGTGTACAGGCAGTTCCGATGGATGCAGTTCATCAATATGGTGTGATTAATCCTGCAAATGGTATTGAAAAAGGAAAACCTATTGAAGTGAAAGGCTTTGTGGAAAAACCAAAGGCAGAAGAGGCTCCTTCTAACCTTGCCATTATGGGGCGTTATGTTTTAACACCAAACATTTTTAAAGCGTTAGAAGCAACAAGACCTGGTGTCGGTGGAGAGATTCAGTTAACAGATGCCATCGAATTACTAAATCATAGCGAACGTATTGTGGCACAAGATGTCGTAGGTAAGCTTTATGATATCGGTAGCAAATTTGGTTTTATCCAAGCAACACTTGAATTTGCATTGGAACGTGAAGATTTACAGGAAAGATTACGTGAATATTTACGTACGTTTATGAAAGAAGAGTTTTAG
- the pgi gene encoding glucose-6-phosphate isomerase: MLKFDYPKNVQQFDMVTIPDMKHYIDCSMEEMFAIQQVANEIQEKANVLLVIGVGGSFLGARAVIDALSPYFGTKSNVEVIYAGNNMSGAYLKQLLAYLEDKSVYVNVVSKSGTTMEPALAFRVVKQYMENRYAKEAVKRILVTTDAEKGILKQIADQEGYRQFVIPADVGGRYSVFTPAGLLPIAASGIDIQAFLDGARQAESDFSNENIHENAAYQYAFSRFELYSQGYSLELLASFEPRLKKLHEWWKQLFGESEGKEQKGLYPSTVTFSTDLHAIGQFIQEGSRILFETLIHFEEIEEDIEVPFTLDDVDGLNYLAGRSMNEINATSKDGVVLAHEEGGVPVMKICLSKLDAYHVGYLMFFFMKACVISATLLEVNPFDQPGVEAYKKKMLELLKENVVNIHE, encoded by the coding sequence ATGCTTAAATTTGATTATCCAAAAAATGTTCAACAATTTGATATGGTGACTATCCCTGATATGAAGCACTATATTGATTGCTCTATGGAGGAAATGTTTGCGATCCAACAAGTTGCAAATGAAATCCAAGAAAAGGCCAATGTATTGCTTGTTATAGGGGTAGGGGGTTCCTTCCTTGGAGCTCGAGCAGTTATTGATGCATTATCACCTTACTTCGGAACAAAATCCAATGTTGAGGTCATTTATGCAGGAAATAACATGAGTGGTGCCTATTTAAAGCAGCTACTGGCCTATTTAGAAGACAAGAGTGTGTATGTGAATGTTGTTTCGAAGTCGGGTACTACGATGGAGCCTGCCCTTGCCTTTCGAGTTGTGAAACAGTATATGGAGAATCGTTATGCAAAAGAGGCAGTTAAACGTATTCTAGTAACAACAGATGCAGAGAAGGGTATTTTAAAGCAAATTGCAGATCAGGAAGGTTATCGTCAATTCGTTATTCCTGCTGATGTAGGGGGACGTTATTCAGTATTTACGCCAGCTGGACTACTTCCGATTGCTGCAAGTGGTATTGATATTCAAGCATTCCTTGATGGTGCAAGACAAGCAGAAAGTGACTTTTCAAATGAGAATATTCATGAAAATGCTGCGTATCAATATGCCTTTTCTCGTTTTGAATTATATAGTCAAGGCTATTCATTAGAACTATTAGCTTCATTTGAGCCTCGCTTGAAAAAGCTGCACGAATGGTGGAAGCAATTATTTGGTGAAAGTGAAGGAAAAGAGCAAAAAGGGCTTTATCCTTCCACGGTAACATTTTCAACGGATTTGCATGCTATTGGGCAGTTCATTCAAGAAGGTAGCCGCATTTTATTTGAAACATTGATTCACTTTGAAGAAATTGAAGAGGATATTGAAGTACCTTTTACATTAGATGATGTGGATGGGTTAAATTACTTAGCTGGGCGTTCGATGAATGAAATTAATGCGACTTCAAAAGATGGTGTCGTGTTAGCTCATGAAGAGGGCGGCGTACCAGTGATGAAAATTTGCTTATCTAAATTAGATGCTTATCATGTTGGTTATTTAATGTTCTTCTTTATGAAAGCTTGTGTAATCAGTGCGACATTACTTGAAGTAAATCCATTCGATCAACCAGGTGTGGAAGCTTACAAGAAGAAAATGTTAGAGCTATTGAAGGAAAATGTGGTGAATATTCATGAGTAA
- a CDS encoding phosphoglucomutase, translating into MSNTYTKWLEKADAIYKSELNSILDKTSDIEDRFYQTVPFGTGGMRGLLGAGTNRINFHTIRLVSEGLARQIEGQGEEAKVRGVVIAYDTRHFSQEFAYETAGVLARHGIQSYIFTESRPTPELSFAVRYLHAVAGVVITASHNPKEYNGFKVYGDDGAQLTPVFADEIVSHMEAVEDIFSIPSMNKEELLASGYCTEMLDKLDVAYNNALMRLSQRDDVNKDLTIVYTPLHGSGLKPTVHGLKDFGFTSIHIVEEQAVQDGAFPTVSYPNPEEQAAFELAIQLGRQVNAELLLATDPDADRLGVAVKDASGEYQLLTGNQLGALLLHYILSTKKENGTLPSNGAMVKTIVTSEMGAAIAESFGVTTINTLTGFKFIAEKMAEFEETGQHTFLFGYEESYGYLAGDFVRDKDAVQIAMLTAEMAAYYKNERKSLLEVLDSLYTQYGQYKEKLISLKFDGMEGQQKIGQIMTSLREAAPKEIAGLSVARVEDYQSGIATLANGEKVAMELPRSNVLKFILEDGSWICARPSGTEPKCKFYIGLINQEDAVFDKVEKMIMEIAE; encoded by the coding sequence ATGAGTAATACGTATACCAAATGGCTAGAGAAGGCAGATGCCATTTATAAATCAGAACTTAATTCAATCTTAGATAAAACTTCCGACATTGAAGATCGCTTTTATCAAACTGTTCCATTTGGGACAGGTGGTATGCGCGGTCTTCTTGGTGCTGGTACAAATCGGATTAATTTCCATACGATTCGTTTAGTATCAGAAGGGTTAGCTCGTCAAATTGAAGGGCAAGGTGAAGAAGCAAAAGTGCGCGGTGTGGTCATTGCTTACGATACACGTCATTTTTCACAAGAATTTGCTTATGAGACAGCTGGTGTGTTAGCTCGTCACGGAATTCAATCTTACATTTTTACGGAAAGCCGTCCAACTCCTGAACTTTCCTTTGCAGTGCGTTATTTACATGCTGTTGCAGGTGTTGTCATTACAGCGAGCCACAATCCGAAAGAGTATAACGGATTTAAAGTTTATGGAGATGATGGTGCCCAATTAACGCCTGTCTTTGCTGACGAAATTGTTTCACATATGGAAGCTGTGGAGGATATTTTTTCAATCCCTTCAATGAATAAAGAGGAATTACTGGCTTCAGGCTACTGTACAGAAATGTTAGATAAACTTGATGTTGCCTATAACAACGCTTTGATGAGATTAAGTCAACGTGATGATGTGAATAAGGATCTAACAATCGTTTATACACCATTACACGGTTCTGGATTAAAACCAACTGTTCATGGGTTAAAGGATTTTGGATTTACAAGTATACATATTGTTGAAGAACAAGCTGTTCAAGATGGTGCATTCCCCACTGTGTCTTATCCTAATCCTGAAGAACAGGCTGCGTTTGAGTTGGCGATTCAATTAGGTCGACAAGTGAACGCTGAATTGTTACTTGCAACTGATCCAGATGCGGACCGACTTGGAGTTGCGGTAAAGGATGCTAGTGGTGAATACCAATTGTTAACTGGTAACCAGCTTGGTGCATTGCTTCTTCATTATATTTTATCTACGAAAAAAGAAAATGGTACGCTACCTTCTAATGGTGCCATGGTGAAAACAATCGTAACATCTGAAATGGGTGCAGCGATTGCCGAATCTTTTGGTGTTACTACAATCAATACGTTAACTGGATTTAAATTTATTGCAGAAAAAATGGCGGAGTTTGAAGAGACAGGACAGCATACCTTCTTATTCGGTTATGAAGAAAGCTACGGTTATTTAGCTGGTGATTTTGTCCGTGATAAAGATGCCGTTCAAATTGCAATGTTAACTGCTGAAATGGCTGCTTATTATAAAAATGAGCGCAAGTCATTGTTGGAAGTACTTGATTCGTTGTATACACAATACGGTCAATATAAAGAAAAGCTCATTTCTTTGAAGTTTGATGGGATGGAAGGGCAACAGAAGATTGGTCAAATAATGACGAGTCTACGTGAGGCAGCACCGAAGGAAATCGCAGGTCTTTCAGTAGCTCGGGTTGAGGATTATCAATCCGGTATTGCAACATTAGCTAATGGTGAGAAAGTAGCGATGGAATTACCACGTTCTAATGTATTGAAGTTTATTTTAGAAGATGGCTCATGGATTTGCGCTCGTCCATCTGGTACAGAACCGAAGTGTAAGTTTTACATTGGTTTGATCAATCAAGAAGATGCAGTCTTTGATAAAGTTGAAAAAATGATTATGGAGATTGCAGAATAA
- the yvbV gene encoding putative transporter YvbV, which translates to MGNENNKLVTYSLLVCLILVWGVSWPIYKNAVPYMPPLLFAGFRAFVGGVLLFLFILKRWHLLRFKENWLFYLISATLNITFYLGIQTVGLNMLPGGLFSVLVYFQPVLLGLLSWWFLKEDMNLLKIFGLILGFIGIFFVSVDGLTIHLSVLGVILALATALSWAIGVVYVKKNKLRIDAYWMVVMQLIIGGASLLIAGGFTESVSNIVWNGDLIFTLVWGSTLGMPIAQFIYYKLMNEGEASKVGAFTFLVPILSVIVSSIFLGEAITFKLFIGMILVGGSIYLVNRKVPSTINK; encoded by the coding sequence ATGGGGAATGAAAATAATAAATTAGTAACCTATAGTTTATTAGTTTGTTTAATACTCGTTTGGGGTGTAAGCTGGCCGATTTATAAAAATGCTGTACCATATATGCCACCACTTCTTTTCGCAGGCTTTCGTGCGTTTGTGGGTGGAGTGCTTTTATTTTTATTCATTTTAAAAAGATGGCACCTACTACGGTTTAAAGAAAATTGGCTGTTTTATCTCATTTCGGCTACATTAAATATTACTTTTTATCTTGGAATTCAAACAGTAGGACTTAACATGTTACCAGGAGGTCTATTTTCTGTACTCGTTTATTTCCAGCCAGTGCTTCTTGGACTTTTATCTTGGTGGTTTTTGAAAGAGGATATGAACCTATTGAAAATTTTTGGACTTATCCTTGGATTTATCGGAATTTTCTTTGTTAGTGTGGACGGCTTAACAATTCATTTATCTGTACTTGGCGTTATTTTAGCACTCGCCACTGCTCTAAGCTGGGCGATTGGTGTTGTCTATGTGAAGAAAAATAAACTACGAATTGATGCTTATTGGATGGTGGTCATGCAACTAATAATTGGCGGGGCTTCGTTATTGATTGCAGGGGGCTTTACGGAAAGTGTATCTAATATTGTTTGGAATGGAGATCTAATTTTCACCTTAGTATGGGGCTCGACACTCGGTATGCCGATTGCTCAATTTATATATTACAAGCTAATGAACGAAGGTGAAGCAAGCAAAGTGGGTGCATTTACCTTTTTAGTGCCAATACTTTCCGTCATTGTAAGCTCTATTTTCCTTGGCGAGGCGATTACCTTCAAATTATTTATTGGGATGATACTTGTAGGAGGGAGTATCTATCTTGTGAATCGCAAAGTACCATCTACTATTAATAAATAG
- a CDS encoding hydroxymethylpyrimidine/phosphomethylpyrimidine kinase, whose product MTISYACTIAGSAARGGAGIQADLKTFQELGVFGTTAITAFVATHPETKQGIFTESIDVIEAQLYTIFEQFQLDALKTGMLFTKEIIEFVAEWLSKHLVKNIVVDPVMFGKIGAPLLKFEAMDSLKTKLLPQATIITPNMPEASYLLGEREIVSVSDLQDAARDLLKLGPKYVLVKGGRLDGPAVDVLYDGKNMIHLEAPRIDTIHTNGAGCSYSAAITAALAKGLPIQEAVFLAKKFVTAGIRRHIPFERVAGAIDHRAYNEVGENDVYSRVVE is encoded by the coding sequence ATGACGATTTCATATGCATGTACCATTGCTGGATCAGCGGCACGTGGGGGAGCAGGTATTCAAGCGGATTTAAAAACCTTTCAGGAGTTAGGTGTCTTTGGAACAACAGCGATTACTGCCTTTGTTGCGACACATCCTGAAACGAAACAAGGAATTTTTACGGAATCTATTGATGTAATCGAAGCTCAATTATATACAATTTTTGAGCAATTTCAATTGGATGCACTAAAGACGGGCATGTTGTTTACAAAGGAAATAATTGAGTTTGTGGCGGAATGGTTAAGTAAACATCTTGTGAAAAATATTGTGGTGGATCCTGTGATGTTTGGGAAAATTGGTGCACCGTTATTAAAATTTGAAGCAATGGACTCGCTAAAAACAAAGCTTTTACCTCAAGCAACGATTATTACGCCAAATATGCCAGAAGCGTCCTATTTGTTAGGCGAACGTGAGATTGTAAGTGTTTCAGATTTACAGGATGCAGCGCGAGATTTGCTAAAGCTTGGTCCTAAGTACGTACTCGTAAAAGGTGGACGTTTGGACGGGCCAGCTGTGGATGTTTTGTATGATGGAAAGAACATGATACACCTTGAAGCACCACGTATAGATACCATACATACAAATGGGGCGGGTTGTTCTTATTCTGCAGCGATTACAGCAGCGCTAGCAAAGGGGCTACCGATTCAGGAAGCTGTATTTTTAGCGAAGAAATTTGTGACAGCTGGCATTCGACGCCACATTCCATTTGAACGAGTTGCCGGTGCAATTGACCATCGCGCATATAATGAAGTAGGGGAGAATGATGTGTACTCGCGTGTGGTTGAATAG